One genomic window of Candidatus Kuenenia stuttgartiensis includes the following:
- a CDS encoding CopG family ribbon-helix-helix protein yields the protein MGTTLTIRIDEKTKQRLECLAAAMARSKSYLVSTAINEFIEANEWQIREIKKAVTKADQPDGGAFPIFCKNAISGEGKE from the coding sequence ATGGGCACTACATTAACAATAAGAATAGACGAAAAGACAAAGCAAAGGCTTGAATGTCTTGCTGCGGCTATGGCAAGATCAAAGTCCTATCTTGTGTCCACGGCAATCAATGAATTTATTGAGGCTAACGAATGGCAGATACGGGAGATTAAAAAAGCAGTTACGAAGGCTGACCAGCCCGATGGGGGAGCATTCCCGATTTTTTGTAAAAATGCCATTAGCGGGGAGGGGAAGGAATAG
- a CDS encoding glucose-1-phosphate adenylyltransferase, with the protein MDNVISVILGGGRGTRLYPLTKERSKPAVPLAGKYRLIDIPVSNSLNSGINKIYVLTQFNSASLHRHITRSYKFDNFSKGFIEVLAANQTIGSLDWYQGTADAVRQNLRFFDQPNIEYILILSGDQLYRMNYQHFIREHIKSGAEVTVSAIPSERRHAQALGLLKINEQGRIVGFSEKPKDEAVIDTLSLDASFFEKRGVEPKGRTLLASMGIYLFNIGVLKEVLKKSQKPDFGKEIIPEIIKERAVHAYLFDGYWEDIGTIKSFYEANLELATLSPRFNLYSEKNPIYTSPLSLPGAIINNCRIIKSIIADGCIIDSGEISDSVIGFRTRIEKNTTIRSSVLMGADYYETKENIRANKEKGIPNIGIGENTKIVGAIVDKNVHIGENVHIENTKKIETFDAENYMIRDSIIIIPKGSVIPSNTVI; encoded by the coding sequence ATGGATAATGTAATTTCTGTTATTTTAGGTGGGGGACGTGGAACGAGACTCTATCCCCTTACAAAAGAACGGTCAAAACCCGCAGTGCCTCTTGCCGGTAAATACCGGTTGATTGATATTCCAGTTAGTAATAGTCTGAATTCAGGGATAAATAAAATTTATGTTTTAACCCAGTTTAATTCCGCCTCCCTGCACCGGCACATCACAAGGTCATATAAATTTGATAATTTCTCAAAAGGATTTATCGAAGTCCTTGCGGCAAACCAAACTATAGGCAGTTTGGACTGGTATCAGGGCACCGCGGATGCCGTCCGCCAGAATCTGCGTTTCTTTGACCAACCAAATATCGAATACATATTGATTCTTTCCGGTGACCAGTTATATCGAATGAATTATCAGCATTTTATCAGAGAACATATCAAGTCAGGCGCTGAAGTGACTGTTTCTGCCATCCCTTCTGAAAGGAGACATGCCCAAGCCCTGGGGCTTTTAAAAATAAACGAACAGGGACGCATTGTTGGTTTTTCTGAGAAACCTAAAGATGAAGCAGTTATCGATACGCTTTCTTTGGATGCATCATTTTTTGAGAAAAGGGGGGTTGAACCAAAAGGGAGAACACTTTTGGCATCGATGGGTATTTATCTGTTCAACATTGGCGTATTAAAAGAAGTATTAAAAAAATCACAAAAACCTGATTTTGGAAAGGAAATCATTCCTGAAATTATAAAGGAAAGAGCAGTCCATGCCTATTTATTTGACGGATATTGGGAGGACATCGGGACAATTAAATCATTTTATGAGGCCAATCTCGAATTGGCAACCTTAAGTCCGAGGTTTAACTTGTACAGCGAGAAAAACCCAATATATACCAGCCCACTGTCCCTGCCCGGAGCGATTATAAACAATTGCAGGATTATAAAGTCTATTATAGCCGACGGGTGTATTATTGATAGTGGGGAAATAAGTGATTCGGTAATTGGTTTTCGAACAAGAATAGAGAAAAACACTACGATCAGGAGTTCCGTGCTTATGGGTGCCGACTATTATGAAACAAAAGAAAATATTCGTGCCAACAAAGAGAAAGGGATACCGAACATCGGAATTGGAGAAAACACAAAAATCGTGGGCGCTATTGTTGACAAAAACGTTCATATCGGAGAAAACGTTCATATAGAAAATACGAAAAAGATAGAAACATTTGATGCGGAAAATTACATGATACGTGATTCTATTATCATTATTCCCAAAGGGAGTGTTATACCATCAAATACCGTCATATAG
- a CDS encoding M28 family peptidase, translating into MKRMNFLTIITLFIATLSLPFHSSVTLGDGAKEEQFLKNTRQLIYQGKRSGEGYFSEDGNALIFQSEREPDNPFFQIYILDLETGDTNRVSPGTGKTTCSFIRPGSNEVLFASTHLDPEATAKQKAEFDIRASGENKRFSWDYDEHYDIFSAHRDGSNPKRMTEALGYDAEGAYSPDGSKIVFCSLRDAYPIEHLSAGDKKRFETDPSYFGEIYIMNADGSGQTRLTHQPGYDGGPFFSPDGKRIIWRHFKENGLLADVYTMNLDGSDKRRLTDFGSMSWAPYYHPSNTYIIFHSNKYGFANCELFIVDVYGKKEPVRVTFTDGFDGLPVFSPDGKKLVWTSNRTPQKNSQLFIADWNHEEALSALNASPVRKQSETTPAFELQESAGGITSQEPPQSFSFTEKTDHPFSPQITEEDLHTIVAYLASDELEGRLTGTKGSKMASDYIAHRLEKIGILPVDKNGNYFQGFPFTSGVEVMPEGNFLHIAKSGKANDTKSFELEKDFRPLAFTASGVADGELVFAGYGISMPGEDGAGYDSYAGIDVKDKVVLVLNYIPEKVEMKRRHDLNRYSGLRYKAMIAREHGAKALLVVTGPNSPDAGELLPLTFDNASADSGIVAASISGDAAKALFSFIGKDIATVQSELDIEKSEAQTAFAMPGIKATISTAVKREKTSDHNVIGYLPPADGKDDCEYIVVGAHLDHIGYGGTESLARKGEEGMIHNGADDNASGVSVVLELAAALAETYKKKPQDKRRGLVFAFWSGEEMGLLGSSHFIKNPAFPLKNTIAYINFDMVGRLRDNKLIIQGAGSSKSWPQLFEKRNIMSGFNLILQHDPYLPTDATPFYQEGVPIMNFFTGSHDDYNRPTDDTVTLNYEGMAKIAQFAKNIISDLVKSPGRPDYFKVKSSGPPDSLHGSRRIYLGTIPDFTTEDIEGLKLSGVKAGGPADKAGLRDGDIIVRFGDLKITNIYDYKYALDVIKIGEPVTVEYLRNGTSGTLTVIPEAKK; encoded by the coding sequence ATGAAACGCATGAATTTCCTTACAATAATAACTCTTTTCATAGCAACGTTATCCCTCCCCTTTCATTCTTCCGTAACTCTGGGAGATGGCGCTAAAGAAGAACAATTCCTCAAAAATACGCGGCAATTAATCTACCAGGGCAAACGTTCGGGCGAGGGCTATTTTTCCGAAGACGGTAATGCCCTTATATTCCAGAGCGAACGGGAACCTGATAACCCGTTTTTCCAGATATACATTTTGGATCTCGAGACAGGAGATACTAATCGGGTTTCACCCGGAACGGGCAAGACCACCTGCTCGTTTATACGGCCAGGTTCAAATGAGGTACTTTTTGCTTCCACACACCTTGACCCCGAAGCGACGGCAAAACAAAAAGCAGAATTTGATATTCGCGCTTCCGGGGAAAACAAGAGATTTAGCTGGGATTATGACGAACATTATGATATATTTTCCGCCCACCGTGATGGAAGCAATCCGAAACGCATGACGGAGGCATTGGGCTATGACGCCGAAGGGGCATATTCTCCGGACGGCAGCAAGATTGTTTTTTGTTCATTGCGTGACGCATATCCCATCGAACATCTTTCCGCCGGGGATAAAAAACGTTTTGAAACCGACCCTTCATACTTCGGTGAAATCTACATTATGAATGCAGACGGCTCCGGACAAACCCGCCTGACCCATCAGCCCGGTTATGATGGAGGCCCGTTTTTCAGCCCTGACGGAAAACGCATCATTTGGCGTCATTTCAAAGAAAACGGTTTATTGGCAGATGTTTATACAATGAACCTGGACGGCTCAGACAAACGCAGATTAACCGATTTTGGCTCTATGTCCTGGGCGCCTTATTATCACCCCTCCAATACCTATATAATTTTTCATTCAAATAAATACGGATTTGCCAATTGCGAACTGTTTATTGTTGATGTCTATGGCAAAAAAGAACCCGTTCGTGTTACTTTTACGGACGGCTTTGACGGTCTTCCGGTCTTTTCCCCTGACGGAAAGAAGCTCGTATGGACTTCAAACCGCACCCCGCAGAAAAATTCTCAGCTTTTTATCGCCGACTGGAATCACGAAGAAGCACTATCTGCACTCAATGCTTCACCTGTACGAAAACAGTCAGAAACGACACCGGCATTCGAACTTCAGGAAAGCGCAGGGGGAATTACCTCGCAGGAACCTCCGCAGTCCTTCTCCTTTACTGAAAAAACAGACCACCCCTTTTCTCCTCAAATCACCGAAGAAGATTTGCATACAATCGTTGCATACCTTGCTTCTGATGAGTTGGAAGGAAGGCTGACAGGCACAAAAGGCTCCAAAATGGCCTCTGATTATATTGCTCATCGGCTTGAAAAAATCGGGATATTGCCTGTTGACAAAAATGGCAACTACTTTCAGGGGTTTCCCTTTACTTCAGGCGTAGAAGTTATGCCGGAAGGCAATTTTCTTCACATTGCCAAAAGCGGCAAAGCAAACGACACAAAATCTTTTGAATTAGAGAAGGATTTTCGTCCGCTTGCTTTTACTGCAAGCGGTGTAGCTGACGGTGAACTGGTTTTTGCTGGATACGGCATCTCCATGCCGGGCGAAGATGGCGCAGGTTATGATTCATACGCTGGTATTGATGTAAAAGATAAAGTGGTTCTCGTCCTTAATTATATCCCCGAAAAGGTTGAAATGAAGAGACGCCACGATCTGAACCGTTATTCCGGATTGCGTTACAAAGCCATGATTGCCCGGGAACATGGTGCAAAGGCGCTGCTGGTGGTCACGGGGCCAAACTCCCCGGATGCGGGAGAACTGCTTCCCCTCACCTTTGATAATGCCTCAGCAGATTCCGGTATTGTAGCCGCATCAATAAGCGGCGATGCGGCGAAGGCACTCTTTTCCTTTATTGGAAAAGATATTGCTACGGTACAATCTGAATTGGACATTGAAAAATCTGAAGCCCAAACCGCTTTTGCTATGCCGGGAATAAAAGCAACTATTTCCACCGCTGTAAAACGTGAAAAAACGTCAGATCACAATGTTATCGGATATCTGCCCCCTGCTGATGGTAAAGATGATTGCGAATACATCGTCGTGGGAGCACACTTAGACCACATTGGCTACGGTGGTACTGAATCCCTGGCGAGAAAAGGAGAAGAGGGAATGATACATAATGGGGCAGACGATAACGCCTCAGGGGTTTCCGTAGTGCTGGAATTAGCGGCTGCTCTGGCGGAAACATACAAAAAAAAACCACAAGATAAACGACGGGGACTTGTATTTGCGTTTTGGTCGGGGGAAGAAATGGGACTGCTGGGTTCCTCTCATTTTATAAAAAACCCTGCCTTTCCCTTGAAAAATACAATTGCATACATAAATTTTGATATGGTGGGGAGGCTGAGAGACAACAAACTCATTATCCAGGGGGCAGGTTCCTCAAAATCATGGCCGCAATTGTTTGAAAAGCGCAATATCATGTCAGGCTTTAATCTCATACTTCAACACGACCCTTATCTGCCGACAGACGCCACCCCCTTTTACCAGGAAGGCGTCCCTATCATGAACTTCTTTACCGGAAGCCATGATGATTATAACCGGCCGACCGACGATACAGTGACTCTTAATTACGAAGGTATGGCAAAGATCGCCCAATTTGCGAAGAATATCATTTCCGATTTGGTAAAAAGTCCCGGGCGGCCCGACTATTTTAAAGTAAAGAGTTCAGGACCGCCTGATAGCCTGCATGGTTCCAGAAGAATATATTTAGGCACCATTCCCGACTTTACCACAGAAGATATTGAAGGTCTAAAACTGAGCGGCGTCAAGGCTGGAGGCCCTGCAGATAAAGCAGGCCTGCGGGACGGAGATATTATTGTCAGATTTGGAGATTTGAAAATCACTAATATCTATGATTATAAATATGCCCTCGACGTTATAAAAATTGGCGAGCCGGTGACGGTTGAATATTTAAGAAACGGAACGAGCGGCACACTCACCGTTATCCCGGAAGCAAAGAAGTAA
- a CDS encoding glycosyltransferase family 39 protein, which produces MNHKGYPLFSTTRFMKFSFNIKITVLFFLCLFLRFFFVDKYLENEDSINFAMGLHDYDISLHQPHFPGYPVYIFISYLFLKIFHSDVAALTLPGVFFGSLTIFPLSFLTRSMFAEKTAILTAILYTINPLCWMQSERPASDTTGTFFILLSIKFLFSAFDAARYGACTLNYGKNASVSYHLFWRVKKNAHLYGGYCLFFGSLFLGIGLGVRLSYFPFVLLWMGTLLYYAFHRIHLEMNSIFFGITGLFAGICLWFIPQINYTGITPFFYHAFSFTHGHFTDWGGSVLTFGGWERVLCIVRPFLELELGDWRHTLYYLSVIQFAIAVLSILFAFRFFPADGKRFFCIMYAVPYTIWIIFGQNVANTRHFLPLLPLILMFIAFGLGKICEVWGKRLFLILVITLIIATSSLSLTAIIQHRRSVPASTQLIQYIKTHFKNTSVRIYCFDGKKRFFDYYLPHWDARNVREVPDIYFDLQSSLVNPETILIVKKGKNNPLSDKQFSHIVTFEGFSLFEISQKN; this is translated from the coding sequence GTGAACCATAAGGGATACCCCCTGTTTTCCACTACACGTTTTATGAAATTTTCTTTTAATATTAAAATAACAGTCCTTTTTTTTCTCTGCCTTTTCCTGCGATTTTTCTTTGTGGACAAATACCTGGAAAATGAAGACAGTATTAACTTTGCCATGGGGCTTCATGATTATGATATTTCCCTTCATCAACCGCACTTCCCGGGCTATCCTGTATATATTTTCATATCGTATTTGTTTTTAAAAATATTTCACAGCGATGTTGCAGCACTGACGTTGCCGGGCGTATTTTTTGGAAGCCTCACGATATTTCCTCTCTCCTTTCTCACCCGCAGTATGTTTGCTGAAAAAACGGCTATCCTGACAGCCATCCTTTACACAATAAATCCTTTATGCTGGATGCAGTCAGAAAGACCGGCTTCCGACACTACCGGTACGTTTTTTATACTATTGTCCATAAAATTCCTTTTTTCTGCCTTTGATGCCGCACGTTACGGGGCATGTACGCTGAATTATGGGAAAAATGCTTCCGTTTCATACCATCTTTTTTGGCGTGTGAAAAAGAATGCGCATTTATATGGCGGATACTGTCTTTTCTTTGGCAGCTTGTTTTTAGGTATTGGCCTTGGGGTCAGGCTTTCGTATTTTCCCTTTGTTCTTTTATGGATGGGAACTTTGCTGTACTACGCCTTTCACCGAATACATCTTGAAATGAATAGTATCTTTTTTGGCATCACTGGACTTTTTGCTGGTATATGCCTGTGGTTTATTCCTCAAATAAATTACACGGGGATAACCCCTTTTTTTTACCACGCTTTTTCCTTTACACATGGACATTTTACGGATTGGGGCGGCTCTGTACTCACCTTTGGCGGATGGGAAAGGGTGCTGTGTATTGTCCGGCCTTTTTTGGAATTAGAGTTAGGCGACTGGCGGCATACTCTTTATTATCTCAGCGTCATTCAGTTCGCTATTGCAGTGCTTTCCATATTATTCGCCTTTCGGTTTTTTCCGGCAGACGGCAAACGGTTTTTCTGCATAATGTATGCAGTTCCCTACACGATTTGGATAATCTTTGGGCAAAACGTTGCAAACACACGCCATTTTCTACCGCTGCTCCCATTAATCCTAATGTTTATTGCGTTTGGATTAGGGAAAATATGCGAAGTTTGGGGGAAAAGACTTTTCCTGATCCTTGTTATAACGCTTATTATTGCAACCTCTTCACTCTCTCTCACTGCAATTATCCAACATCGTCGCAGTGTTCCGGCGTCAACACAACTCATTCAGTATATTAAAACACATTTCAAAAATACCTCTGTCAGAATTTATTGCTTTGATGGGAAAAAAAGGTTCTTCGATTATTATCTACCACACTGGGATGCGAGGAACGTAAGGGAAGTGCCGGATATCTATTTTGACCTTCAGTCATCACTCGTTAATCCAGAAACCATTCTTATAGTAAAAAAAGGTAAAAATAATCCCCTGTCAGACAAACAATTTTCGCACATCGTTACGTTTGAAGGATTTTCATTATTTGAAATTTCCCAAAAAAACTAA
- a CDS encoding YihY/virulence factor BrkB family protein, protein MTLKKTVLYFDRIKKFIKVDLWVEVRETSAILWILRRVVKFCALVVSEFTEGRCLLKASALTFISIVSLIPLMAFVLSVSKGLGAEKVLDQKINTNIFNLPGGEMVSAFISFKQGLFQQIDKLDFSEPAAREEILSAIEAFEGFILPPGGEILSTKPYTSGDSSNDNTHDASYEQISAAAKEEEAKTAIKKYKEELTYIMASVDFSSEEAKNELKERIESSVLSMPSNISLNAFLYKKQIMHFVDRTSFSYLGAIGLTFLLFFVINTIGNIETSFNDIWKIKKSRSVFRKFTDYTSIMFVFPILILTSTTITAVLTNEKLVTLLNKIGIGKIYLSTLGLFLPIVALWMAFISVYIFLPNTRVRVIPGIIGGIIGGTLFYILQVFYFKSQIGLARYNLIYGAFAAVPFFLLWLQMSWNVVLFGAVISYVIQNIRFIKLKSQAIDINYASRELLGLFIMERISSQFLYGKGERWSTEGLSGALSIPIETVQEIISELSKASLIVEIPTEKYLYYMPGKDLDAIHLDEILFAMRNFGEKYMPVSLSPLDQKMVKLLDDLQDAIKHRMRFTMKDIIQDAGAQNMVTCNQ, encoded by the coding sequence ATGACTTTAAAGAAAACAGTTTTATATTTTGATAGAATAAAAAAATTCATCAAGGTTGATCTCTGGGTTGAGGTGAGAGAGACCTCTGCTATCCTGTGGATTTTGCGCCGGGTGGTAAAATTTTGTGCCCTCGTAGTAAGCGAATTCACTGAAGGCCGATGTCTGTTAAAGGCATCAGCGCTAACCTTCATTTCAATTGTATCACTTATTCCACTCATGGCTTTTGTTTTATCTGTTTCAAAAGGACTTGGTGCTGAAAAAGTGCTGGATCAAAAAATCAACACCAATATTTTTAATCTACCAGGCGGTGAGATGGTTTCTGCCTTTATCAGTTTTAAGCAGGGGCTTTTTCAACAGATTGACAAGCTTGATTTTTCAGAACCTGCTGCCCGTGAAGAGATTCTCAGCGCTATCGAGGCCTTTGAAGGGTTCATTCTTCCCCCTGGAGGAGAAATACTTTCTACAAAACCCTATACATCAGGGGATTCCTCTAACGACAACACTCATGATGCATCTTATGAGCAAATATCGGCAGCCGCAAAAGAAGAAGAAGCGAAAACAGCCATTAAAAAATACAAAGAGGAACTTACATATATCATGGCATCTGTAGATTTTAGCAGTGAAGAAGCAAAAAATGAACTGAAAGAACGTATCGAATCTTCTGTCCTTTCCATGCCTTCAAACATCAGCTTAAATGCTTTCCTGTATAAAAAACAAATTATGCACTTTGTCGACAGAACAAGTTTTAGTTACCTTGGTGCAATCGGGCTCACATTTCTCCTCTTTTTTGTAATCAACACGATAGGTAATATTGAGACCTCCTTTAATGATATTTGGAAGATTAAAAAATCCCGTTCGGTTTTCAGAAAGTTTACCGACTACACCAGCATAATGTTTGTCTTTCCCATTCTTATTCTGACATCGACAACAATTACGGCTGTTTTAACGAATGAAAAACTCGTCACCCTCTTAAATAAAATAGGGATCGGCAAGATTTATTTGAGTACGTTGGGGTTGTTTTTGCCTATTGTTGCGCTGTGGATGGCATTTATTTCCGTTTATATTTTTCTGCCAAACACCAGGGTGAGGGTCATTCCGGGGATAATCGGCGGGATTATAGGCGGAACGCTTTTTTATATACTCCAGGTCTTTTATTTTAAAAGCCAGATAGGACTTGCACGATATAACCTGATTTATGGCGCATTCGCAGCAGTCCCTTTCTTTCTGTTGTGGTTGCAGATGAGCTGGAACGTTGTTCTTTTTGGAGCAGTGATTTCATATGTTATCCAAAACATACGGTTTATTAAGCTGAAAAGTCAAGCCATTGATATAAACTATGCATCAAGGGAACTTTTGGGACTTTTTATTATGGAACGGATATCCTCACAGTTTTTATACGGAAAGGGCGAACGATGGTCAACGGAGGGGTTATCCGGAGCGCTGAGCATTCCCATTGAAACCGTTCAAGAGATTATCTCCGAACTTTCCAAGGCATCCCTGATTGTAGAAATCCCCACAGAAAAATATTTATACTACATGCCTGGGAAGGACTTAGATGCAATCCACTTGGATGAAATACTATTTGCGATGAGAAATTTTGGTGAAAAATACATGCCTGTTTCTCTGTCACCTTTGGACCAAAAAATGGTAAAACTTCTTGACGACCTCCAGGATGCTATAAAGCATCGTATGAGATTTACCATGAAAGATATTATTCAGGATGCGGGGGCGCAGAACATGGTCACATGTAATCAGTAA
- a CDS encoding helix-turn-helix domain-containing protein yields MSRSILLGVFDHFITPCYKFLMRKNIVGSNVRMIRERLGITQEELALRSGLTQGYINFLENGKRGYSERSLEKIVNALGIQISGLFAEKTIEEPAIVAEQTIPYGKRRRIYDTIISLLEKLPAPVIDHYKILLEAEIEIRNRGSVDRQEKS; encoded by the coding sequence ATGTCAAGAAGTATATTACTTGGGGTATTTGACCATTTTATAACACCTTGTTATAAATTCCTCATGAGGAAAAATATTGTGGGAAGCAATGTGCGGATGATCAGGGAAAGGCTTGGAATTACACAGGAAGAACTGGCTTTAAGAAGTGGCTTAACCCAGGGTTATATAAATTTTTTAGAGAACGGAAAGAGGGGATATAGTGAGAGGTCTTTAGAAAAGATTGTAAATGCCCTCGGAATTCAGATATCCGGACTCTTTGCAGAAAAGACAATAGAAGAACCGGCTATCGTGGCTGAGCAAACCATACCATACGGCAAAAGAAGGCGTATCTACGACACGATAATCAGCCTGTTAGAGAAGCTTCCTGCACCAGTAATCGACCACTATAAGATACTTCTCGAAGCAGAGATAGAAATAAGAAACAGAGGCTCGGTTGATAGACAGGAAAAATCGTAA
- a CDS encoding type 1 glutamine amidotransferase translates to MILFIKHIDIEGPGTIGDFLEDNKISSAIVDLSNKDNLPELKKTLQMVISLGGPMNVYEEEKYPFLADENVFLKEIIKRDIPFLGVCLGAQLMVKAIGGTVSKNPKKEIGFYKVSIDEEGLKDNVFRNFPGEITVYQWHGDTFSIPEGGKRIATSELCENQAVKYGRNIYGIQFHVEVTRNMIAEWAEAYEGELASLKGIVSDKQKMLEDYDNLKGEYLKQAERFYVNLFSAANLLKRKSYSLP, encoded by the coding sequence ATGATTTTATTCATAAAACACATTGATATTGAAGGTCCCGGTACTATTGGAGACTTTCTGGAAGATAACAAGATTTCTTCCGCAATTGTTGATCTTTCAAACAAAGATAATCTGCCGGAGTTAAAAAAAACTCTTCAAATGGTGATAAGTCTTGGTGGTCCTATGAATGTGTATGAAGAGGAAAAATATCCCTTTTTAGCGGATGAAAATGTTTTTCTTAAGGAAATAATAAAGAGGGATATCCCTTTTTTAGGCGTTTGCCTTGGGGCGCAACTTATGGTAAAGGCTATCGGCGGCACGGTATCAAAAAATCCAAAGAAGGAAATCGGATTTTACAAGGTTTCTATTGATGAAGAGGGATTGAAGGATAATGTGTTCAGAAATTTCCCCGGGGAAATAACCGTATACCAGTGGCACGGAGATACCTTCAGTATACCGGAAGGCGGGAAAAGGATTGCTACCTCAGAATTATGTGAAAATCAGGCGGTCAAATACGGCAGGAATATTTACGGCATACAATTCCATGTTGAAGTGACAAGGAACATGATTGCCGAATGGGCAGAAGCATACGAGGGTGAATTGGCGTCTTTGAAGGGCATAGTTTCCGATAAACAGAAAATGCTTGAAGATTATGATAATCTGAAAGGCGAATACCTCAAACAGGCAGAACGATTCTATGTGAACCTCTTTTCCGCTGCCAACCTGTTGAAAAGAAAGAGTTATTCCCTGCCGTAA
- the guaB gene encoding IMP dehydrogenase has translation MPPNGLDAKTLFEGGEGITYNDFILLPGHIDFILDTISLDTNLTRNIKIKRPLVSSPMDTVTESRMAISMALLGGIGIIHYNNTIEDQAKEVRKVKRFENGFITDPVVLSPFHTIMDVDTIKDTYGFSGIPITEDGTLNSKLVGIVTKRDIDFEDNRTKPLSEVMTRQLVTASSGISLSDGNKILKESKKGKLPLIDKQGRLVSLMSRTDLLKNEDFPFSSKDKGKQLLVGAALSTREEDRERLAELATAGVDVVVIDSSQGDTIFQIDMVRYVKKHYPHIDVIGGNVVTAKQCKSLIDAGVDSLRIGMGSGSICITQDTLAVGRAQGSAVYHTAKFSREYANIPVIADGGIAHIGHIVKALSLGASAVMMGGLLAGTTESPGEYFYEGGVRVKKYRGMASHEAMEKGGGKRYLSVEDRIKVAQGVSGTVVDKGSVIHLGQYLMQSLLHSLQELGCKSVHDLHQGLYDGNLRFEMRSPSAQTEGSVHDLYSSKEPHLGLLRRVR, from the coding sequence ATGCCGCCGAATGGACTTGACGCAAAAACACTTTTTGAAGGGGGAGAAGGCATTACTTATAATGACTTCATTCTGCTTCCCGGACACATAGATTTTATTTTAGACACAATTAGTCTGGATACCAACCTTACCCGTAATATAAAGATAAAAAGACCCCTCGTCAGTTCGCCCATGGATACGGTAACCGAATCGAGGATGGCCATTAGCATGGCCTTGCTGGGCGGCATTGGCATTATTCATTATAACAATACCATTGAAGATCAGGCAAAGGAGGTTCGCAAGGTAAAGAGATTTGAAAATGGTTTTATAACTGACCCGGTTGTCCTCAGCCCTTTCCATACCATCATGGATGTCGATACTATTAAGGATACATATGGGTTTTCCGGGATTCCTATAACAGAAGACGGCACATTAAATTCTAAGCTGGTTGGAATTGTCACAAAGCGGGATATTGATTTTGAGGACAATCGAACGAAACCATTGAGCGAGGTAATGACCAGGCAATTGGTGACAGCTTCTTCCGGAATATCTCTTTCTGACGGGAACAAAATCTTAAAAGAAAGCAAAAAGGGAAAATTGCCGCTAATCGATAAACAGGGGAGGCTCGTATCTCTTATGAGCCGCACTGATTTGCTGAAAAACGAGGATTTCCCCTTTTCGTCAAAAGATAAGGGCAAACAACTCCTTGTTGGCGCTGCGCTCTCTACGCGCGAAGAAGACAGGGAACGCCTTGCTGAACTGGCAACGGCGGGTGTGGATGTGGTTGTCATCGATTCTTCTCAAGGTGATACAATTTTTCAGATTGATATGGTACGGTACGTTAAGAAACACTACCCGCATATTGACGTGATCGGAGGAAATGTTGTTACCGCAAAGCAGTGTAAATCATTGATTGACGCAGGCGTTGACTCGCTACGTATAGGTATGGGGAGCGGTTCTATTTGTATTACCCAGGATACCCTTGCAGTAGGAAGAGCGCAGGGGTCTGCTGTATACCATACAGCGAAATTTTCCAGGGAATACGCAAATATTCCGGTTATAGCAGATGGCGGTATTGCCCACATCGGGCATATTGTCAAGGCATTGTCCCTGGGGGCAAGTGCCGTGATGATGGGCGGACTGCTTGCCGGTACGACAGAATCTCCCGGCGAATATTTTTATGAGGGCGGCGTGCGGGTTAAAAAATACAGAGGAATGGCGTCTCATGAGGCGATGGAAAAGGGAGGCGGCAAAAGGTATTTGTCCGTTGAAGACCGGATAAAAGTTGCGCAGGGTGTTTCGGGAACGGTCGTTGACAAGGGTTCGGTTATTCATCTAGGGCAATATTTAATGCAAAGCTTATTGCATTCGTTGCAGGAACTCGGATGTAAAAGCGTTCATGATCTTCATCAGGGACTGTATGATGGAAACCTGCGTTTTGAAATGAGATCGCCGTCCGCACAGACAGAAGGCAGTGTCCATGACCTCTACTCCAGCAAGGAACCCCACCTTGGTCTTTTAAGAAGGGTACGATAG